The following are encoded together in the Heterodontus francisci isolate sHetFra1 chromosome 41, sHetFra1.hap1, whole genome shotgun sequence genome:
- the LOC137353620 gene encoding histone H1.0-B-like: MTESSAATAAKPKRGKAAKKPPNHPKYAEMIIAAITGASSRTGLSRQAIQKLVKSQYKLAEKADSQIKLSLMKLVTKGVLEKTKGVGASGSFKLSKGEEPRKVVRKAKKPVKKSASPKKVAKPKKVAKPMAKAKKAKVKKVAKKVTTPKSAKKAKRVKAKPVKAKPVKRKAKQVKTSKPKAKTNVKKSTPKKK; this comes from the coding sequence ATGACTGAGAGCTCAGCTGCCACAGCTGCGAAGCCCAAACGCGGCAAGGCGGCAAAGAAGCCCCCCAACCACCCCAAGTATGCGGAGATGATCATCGCGGCCATCACGGGGGCCAGCAGTCGGACGGGCCTGTCCAGGCAAGCCATCCAAAAGCTGGTCAAGAGCCAGTACAAGTTGGCGGAGAAAGCGGACAGCCAGATCAAGCTGTCGCTCATGAAGCTGGTGACGAAGGGAGTGCTGGAGAAGACCAAGGGCGTCGGGGCCTCGGGCTCCTTCAAGTTGTCGAAGGGCGAGGAGCCCAGGAAGGTGGTGAGAAAGGCCAAAAAGCCAGTGAAGAAGAGTGCCTCGCCCAAGAAAGTGGCAAAGCCCAAGAAGGTGGCAAAGCCCATGGCTAAGGCCAAGAAAGCCAAGGTGAAGAAGGTGGCGAAGAAAGTAACAACACCCAAAAGCGCTAAGAAAGCAAAACGTGTAAAAGCGAAGCCAGTCAAAGCAAAACCGGTGAAGAGGAAGGCGAAGCAAGTGAAAACGAGCAAACCAAAAGCGAAAACCAACGTAAAGAAATCAACTCCCAAAAAGAAGTGA